Below is a genomic region from Ictalurus punctatus breed USDA103 chromosome 12, Coco_2.0, whole genome shotgun sequence.
AATTTAATTGCTGCTGCATTGCAAAAGTAAAGtatttgtttgcttttaatCTGACTCCATCTTTCATATGACTCCTCTGGTTTCAACACAGAAGgcatgatggcttagtggttagcacatttgccttgcacctgggggtttgattcctggctcCGCCCTGTATGCGTGGAGTTTGTTTGTTCTCCCTGTGCATATGTGTCCAAACAcatatgttgtaggctgattggtatctgTAACTTGTCCATAGCATGtgactgggtgtgtgtgattgtaccctggcTTCCCCTCCAGGGTGTCCCAAGTGTCCCTTGTGTCCCTTATAGGACCATACATATGcacaagattttttatttatttatttattttagtaaatGTACCTGTTATGAGTGAATAGAATGATGGATAAGCAGACTTGCTTTAACTTTAAAAGACCAGTGTGTAAAGAATTCCTCCATCAGTAAGTCACACAGCTGAAAGAATGTGGCTTTGGCTGTAGGCCTATTAATTTTTCAATAAGATGTGTTTTTGCCAGTTGTAGCTTTGATATAAAGTAAGGTAACCCTCTATTGATTTaataagacagagagaggaagagaatgaACTGAATATATCACGTGTATGTAATCTTTTATTACAAGGTCAATAAGGTCAATAAAACCAAGATAATCTTATGACTACAATagcttttttatttcacatctcttgtctTCATCAATGGTTAACTTACACTCTTTTGTGTTAGAGCTAGATGGGAAGGTGTCATGGTTATACTTGACCTTTGCCTGCATGTGTGTCAATGAgatatttcaaattgtttgcCTGTAAAGTTATTGGCTGAAACCACCATGTGTGCTTGCCAGTTTGCCAATCAGCTGCCAGAATTCCTGAAATGTCAGTTCCCCATCATTGTTCTCATCCAAGGAGCTCATGAGATTGTCGATCACAGCAGGATCACTGGCATTCTGCAGGTAATCAGAAAAAACAGAGgcatttttgtaaaattatGCAGTAAGACAGTTATATTAAAGCAATCCAGTGGCAATATAAAGGCACTATACATTCCTTTCTGTGAGTTAATGTAAATATCCCTCTGATGAAGCGTCAGTGTTTTTTGCCATCCTCCACTAAGCTGACCAAGATACTGTTTAATATACAGAACTCAAAAACACTGTTTTATTTGGGCATTAAGCATTGTCTGTTACATAATAAAGATTGTcaaatatacagttgcaatcaaaattattcaacccccattgcaaatcggtttattgtcaaaatttacagactttcagctgtttgcaatgaacaaatcaaacaaaagcaattgaaagtGGTTTCCCCGAATTCAACtgaaatgcaacttataatgatttctccaatttccaattattcaaccccctgaacagaatccctcacaacagcacaattagcaaaacaggtgttgtctcaagcacacctgatgcaactaatccaGGGCTTCATTACTTGCATCAGGTGtacttgagctggaacacatgaaatacctgaactggctaaaggcacaaaaaaagaaaaagaaaaatgaaatacctggacgaggcagaaaaaggaagctatcaagggc
It encodes:
- the s100a11 gene encoding protein S100-A11 isoform X1: MESAINVLVAQFKTFASKDGSSHTLSKEEFQTLVVSQLPNLVKNASDPAVIDNLMSSLDENNDGELTFQEFWQLIGKLASTHGGFSQ